In a single window of the Chondrocystis sp. NIES-4102 genome:
- a CDS encoding conserved hypothetical membrane protein: protein MEIILALCLGLTLSAASGFRLFLPPFVLSLAANLGNVELSSGFEWVGTSPTAIALGIATVAEILAYYIPVVDNLLDTIEIPTAVAIGTLLTAANLGDVNPLLQWSLAAIAGGGSAGIIETFTAMTRVASTGVTAGTGNFLISTTEALSAGILSLLAITLPVLSIALVIGLLIMAAIKIPRLIANRQRQKNKSI from the coding sequence ATGGAAATTATCTTAGCTCTCTGTTTAGGTTTAACTCTTAGTGCAGCTTCAGGGTTTCGGCTATTTTTACCCCCTTTCGTGTTAAGTTTGGCAGCTAATTTAGGAAATGTTGAGCTATCTTCAGGATTTGAATGGGTGGGTACATCCCCAACGGCGATCGCTCTAGGTATAGCCACAGTAGCAGAAATCTTGGCTTACTATATACCTGTGGTCGATAATCTTTTAGATACAATCGAAATTCCTACAGCAGTAGCTATTGGGACATTATTAACTGCTGCTAATTTAGGGGATGTTAACCCTTTATTACAATGGAGTTTAGCAGCGATCGCTGGGGGAGGGTCAGCAGGTATTATTGAAACTTTTACAGCAATGACTAGGGTTGCTTCTACGGGTGTAACCGCAGGTACAGGAAATTTTTTAATCTCTACCACTGAAGCATTGAGTGCTGGAATTTTATCTTTATTGGCTATTACTCTACCTGTACTATCTATAGCTTTAGTAATTGGTCTATTAATTATGGCAGCAATAAAAATACCTAGATTAATAGCTAATCGACAACGTCAAAAAAATAAGAGCATCTAA
- a CDS encoding GUN4-like protein: MKYLGRINKFLMAGTVGATIAFSICLVKLKPSVASASIIKLAQILSPEEVNLRAKPIIVRIDGANVGSGTLIDYSNKVYTVLTNWHVMQNTGEYIVQTIDGRTHKVDPASIKQLPGLDLAILKFTSDQNYQIAQLGNSANLNEGQSIYFAGYPGELRREDNRYYRFFTVNLVGILPKATENGYSIIYNGEAFPGMSGGPVFNQEGLMIGVHGEANVNAISGGTSNYAIGIDSYRQAIAKLNTTPPANNTTVAKPPQAPATNPPTNNSTAAKPEDSNNVVSVPTFISSSPKPTQNTEVKSPPAEGDLAKPTEVEKKPEVIVTSPKPTQVEKKPEIPVTNQPTEVKPQSQTPVTNQPTEDKPQSPTPTQTVDLASTEQRVTLISQKTGIDYTTLKNLLKEQKWSEADIHTYKLIEQIVKTAKRENPHIFIELKSIAEFSCPDIRTIDYLWKQYSGNKFGFSSQQEVWQSVNQKGDFSTETWRNFATKVGWKKGDVASSSGYLLYNQLNFNPKEAPAGHLPWWFALPEEEQKVIKHLFAQCNFNPNQQELEASNQKNHAQNTTNLTGILNKNKSRVSKIPKSLQKLIK; encoded by the coding sequence ATGAAATATTTGGGGCGGATAAATAAATTTCTGATGGCAGGGACAGTAGGGGCAACCATAGCTTTTAGTATATGCTTGGTCAAATTAAAACCCTCAGTAGCTTCCGCTAGCATAATTAAGTTAGCTCAAATTCTCTCCCCCGAAGAAGTTAATCTACGTGCCAAACCAATTATTGTGCGTATTGATGGTGCGAATGTTGGTTCAGGAACACTAATTGATTATTCTAATAAAGTATATACCGTACTAACCAATTGGCACGTAATGCAGAATACTGGCGAATACATAGTGCAAACAATTGACGGTAGAACCCATAAAGTAGACCCTGCTAGTATAAAACAATTACCAGGACTAGATTTAGCAATTCTTAAATTCACGAGTGATCAAAACTATCAAATCGCCCAATTAGGTAATTCAGCTAACTTAAATGAGGGTCAAAGTATTTACTTTGCTGGGTATCCTGGAGAATTACGCCGAGAAGATAATCGCTACTATCGTTTTTTTACAGTTAATTTAGTCGGAATTTTACCCAAGGCTACAGAAAATGGCTATTCTATAATTTACAATGGCGAAGCCTTTCCAGGAATGAGTGGAGGGCCCGTATTTAACCAAGAAGGTTTGATGATTGGGGTACACGGGGAAGCTAATGTTAATGCCATATCTGGGGGAACTTCCAATTATGCAATTGGGATAGATAGTTATCGACAAGCGATTGCGAAATTAAATACTACTCCGCCAGCTAATAATACTACCGTAGCCAAACCTCCACAAGCACCCGCAACTAATCCCCCAACCAATAATTCAACTGCTGCTAAACCTGAAGATTCTAATAATGTTGTTTCTGTACCTACTTTTATTTCAAGTTCACCTAAACCAACTCAGAATACAGAGGTAAAATCACCACCAGCAGAAGGCGATCTTGCAAAACCTACAGAGGTTGAGAAAAAACCTGAAGTAATAGTAACTTCCCCCAAACCAACACAGGTTGAGAAAAAACCAGAAATACCAGTAACTAATCAACCAACAGAAGTTAAACCCCAAAGCCAAACCCCAGTAACTAATCAACCAACAGAAGATAAACCCCAAAGCCCAACACCAACACAAACAGTAGATTTAGCCTCAACTGAACAAAGAGTAACTTTAATCTCTCAAAAAACAGGTATTGACTATACAACTTTAAAAAATCTACTCAAAGAGCAAAAATGGTCAGAGGCAGATATCCATACCTATAAGCTAATTGAACAAATAGTTAAAACTGCTAAACGAGAAAATCCACATATATTTATTGAGTTAAAAAGTATTGCCGAATTCTCTTGTCCTGATATTAGAACTATAGATTACCTTTGGAAACAATACAGTGGTAATAAATTTGGGTTTAGTTCTCAACAGGAGGTTTGGCAAAGTGTTAATCAAAAAGGTGACTTTTCTACTGAAACTTGGCGTAATTTTGCAACTAAAGTCGGCTGGAAAAAAGGTGATGTAGCAAGCAGTAGTGGTTATTTACTATATAATCAATTAAACTTTAACCCCAAAGAAGCCCCCGCAGGACATTTGCCTTGGTGGTTTGCTCTGCCTGAAGAGGAACAAAAAGTAATCAAACATTTATTTGCACAGTGTAATTTTAATCCGAACCAGCAAGAATTAGAAGCCAGCAATCAAAAAAATCATGCCCAAAATACGACTAATTTAACAGGGATTTTAAATAAAAATAAATCTCGTGTTAGTAAAATTCCTAAATCCTTGCAAAAGTTAATTAAATAA
- the hemB gene encoding delta-aminolevulinic acid dehydratase has translation MFPINRPRRLRSSPQLRRMVQETVVTANDLIYPLFAVPGNAYAKEVKSMPGVYQLSVDKIVEEAKEVYDLGIPAVILFGIPEDKDTEATGAWHDCGIVQKAATAIKESVPELVVIADTCLCEYTSHGHCGYLEIGDLTGRVLNDPTLELLKKTAVSQAKAGVDIIAPSGMMDGFVQAIREGLDEAGFPDIPILSYAAKYASAYYGPFRDAAESSPQFGDRRTYQMDPANGTEALKEIALDIAEGADMLMVKPALSYMDIIWRVKEATNLPVAAYNVSGEYSMIKAAALNGWIDEKKVTLETLTSFKRAGADLILTYHAKDAVRWLNE, from the coding sequence ATGTTTCCTATCAATCGTCCTCGCCGTTTGCGTTCTTCACCTCAATTACGTCGCATGGTGCAAGAAACGGTAGTCACCGCCAATGATTTAATTTACCCTCTATTTGCTGTACCAGGTAATGCTTACGCCAAGGAAGTTAAATCTATGCCTGGAGTATATCAGTTATCGGTTGATAAAATTGTCGAGGAAGCTAAGGAAGTTTATGATCTGGGTATTCCTGCGGTAATTTTATTTGGTATTCCTGAAGATAAAGATACTGAAGCTACTGGTGCTTGGCATGATTGCGGGATAGTTCAAAAAGCAGCCACAGCTATTAAGGAGTCTGTACCTGAATTAGTAGTAATTGCTGATACTTGTTTGTGTGAATATACCAGTCATGGGCATTGTGGTTATTTAGAAATAGGGGATTTAACAGGTAGAGTTTTAAATGATCCAACTTTAGAGTTACTCAAAAAAACTGCCGTTTCTCAAGCAAAAGCTGGGGTAGATATTATTGCACCTTCGGGAATGATGGACGGTTTTGTACAGGCAATTAGAGAAGGTTTAGACGAGGCTGGTTTTCCAGATATCCCCATTCTTTCTTACGCTGCTAAATATGCTTCTGCTTATTATGGGCCATTTCGCGATGCTGCTGAATCTTCTCCCCAATTTGGCGATCGCCGTACCTATCAAATGGATCCTGCTAATGGCACTGAAGCTTTAAAGGAAATTGCCTTGGATATTGCCGAAGGTGCAGATATGTTAATGGTTAAACCTGCTTTATCCTATATGGATATTATCTGGCGAGTTAAGGAAGCTACTAATTTACCTGTGGCTGCTTATAATGTCTCTGGGGAATATTCGATGATTAAAGCTGCTGCCCTTAATGGTTGGATCGATGAGAAAAAAGTTACTCTAGAAACCTTAACTAGTTTTAAACGTGCTGGTGCAGATTTAATTCTTACCTATCATGCTAAGGATGCTGTCCGTTGGCTCAATGAATAA